The nucleotide window TCAAAAAGTAATGGATTGGAAAAATATTTTATACTTTAACGTACATTTCAGAGGATGTAATGAAATAAAGAGACCGTTAAGCATGTTAAGAAGTTTTAGATTCTCCCCAGTACAAACTAACAGCATAAATGAAAAACAAGAAAGGGAAAAATTATGGCCAAATTTGAACTGACCAAGACTCCCAAAGGCGAATTTCGCTTTGTGCTGAAAGCCTCGAACGGACAGGTCATTTTGACGAGCGAAACTTACAAAGACAAAGCAGGCGCCAAAAACGGCATCGAGTCGGTCAAAAAGAACGCCATTGAAGACGGCCGTTACGAGCGTAAAACCGCCAAAGACGGTTCCCCTTACTTCGTACTCAAAGCGGCAAACGGCCAAATCATCGGCCAGAGCG belongs to candidate division KSB1 bacterium and includes:
- a CDS encoding YegP family protein — its product is MAKFELTKTPKGEFRFVLKASNGQVILTSETYKDKAGAKNGIESVKKNAIEDGRYERKTAKDGSPYFVLKAANGQIIGQSEMYSSPASMENGIESVKKNAPSAEIVDLTE